In Hevea brasiliensis isolate MT/VB/25A 57/8 chromosome 13, ASM3005281v1, whole genome shotgun sequence, a single genomic region encodes these proteins:
- the LOC110668110 gene encoding homeobox protein knotted-1-like 6 gives MDELYAFNSAPTDYPMQVVVPENMIPAPADYHAFPSPGVSSFPVVGSDHFFSGSSVSDAASMVAEMQRGGGSSGGNVGSEEEVSSAIRAKIASHPLYPKLLQAYIDCQKVGAPPEMAYLLDEIRQESDLSKRSTVVPSCLGADPELDEFMETYCDVLVKYKSDLSRPFNEATTFLNDVEAQLNTLCNSSSRTHVSDEAVGSTDEDLSGGEVEVEAEVQDCVRANEDRELKDKLLRKYSGYISTLKQEFSKKKKKGKLPKEARQILLNWWNIHYKWPYPTEADKVALADATGLDQKQINNWFINQRKRHWKPSENMQFAVVESIYGPFFMND, from the exons ATGGATGAGCTGTACGCTTTCAACTCCGCCCCTACTGATTACCCTATGCAGGTGGTGGTGCCGGAGAATATGATTCCTGCTCCTGCTGATTACCATGCTTTTCCGTCTCCTGGGGTCTCGTCTTTTCCTGTTGTGGGATCGGACCATTTCTTTTCTGGTTCTTCCGTGTCTGACGCTGCTTCCATGGTGGCTGAGATGCAGAGAGGTGGTGGTAGTAGTGGTGGTAACGTTGGTTCAGAAGAGGAGGTTTCTAGTGCAATTAGGGCTAAAATTGCATCTCACCCTCTTTACCCGAAATTGCTTCAAGCTTATATTGATTGCCAGAAG GTGGGAGCACCACCGGAGATGGCTTATCTCTTAGATGAAATCCGGCAGGAAAGTGACCTTTCCAAGAGGTCCACCGTTGTTCCCTCTTGCTTGGGTGCAGATCCCGAGCTCGACGAATTCATG GAAACTTATTGCGACGTTTTGGTGAAGTATAAATCAGATCTCTCAAGGCCTTTCAATGAAGCTACCACATTTTTGAACGATGTTGAAGCACAGTTAAATACCCTCTGCAACAGTTCTTCCAGAACCCATGTTtctg ATGAAGCTGTGGGTTCAACGGATGAGGATTTGAGCGGaggagaggtagaggtagaggcagaggtgcaGGATTGTGTACGTGCAAATGAAGATCGAGAGCTCAAGGACAAACTGTTACGAAAATACAGTGGCTACATAAGTACCCTAAagcaggagttttcaaagaagaagaaaaagggaaaGCTGCCAAAGGAAGCAAGGCAAATCCTACTTAACTGGTGGAATATTCATTACAAGTGGCCATACCCAACA GAAGCAGATAAGGTCGCTCTCGCTGATGCAACAGGGCTAGATCAGAAGCAGATAAATAACTGGTTTATAAATCAAAGGAAGAGGCATTGGAAACCATCGGAGAACATGCAGTTTGCTGTTGTGGAGAGTAtatatggaccatttttcatgaatgaCTGA